The following nucleotide sequence is from Psychroserpens sp. Hel_I_66.
CGCTCCAACCATAGTTTCGATAGAAGAATTTGTTGAAACACTCTCAGACTTTCAGTACGCCACAAATGCAGAGCTTCTTTTTGAGTTTTACGATGTATATCTTAAAATTACACCAAAATCTAATATTGAGCCTTTCGATAAGTTTTCTAAATGGGCACAAATATTATTACAGGATTTTAACGAATTAGACCGCTATCTAATTGAATCGAATAAAGTATTTGATTATTTAACTGCTATTAAAAAAATTGAAAACCAACATTGGTCTCTAGACGAAGAACCTACTCAGTATATTAAAAATTATCTGGAATTCTGGAATCGACTAAAAACTTATTACAGCAACTTTAAAGAACAACTTGTAATAAAGAAGAAAGCCTATCAAGGCTTTATTTACAAAGAAGCTGTTAATAATATTGAACAGTACATTGCCCTCAATACTCACAATAAGTATGTATTCGTAGGTTTTAACGCTCTCAATAAAGCTGAAGAAATTATCATACAAGAATTATTGCAACAAGACCTAGCAATGATTTATTGGGATATTGATAAGGTATTTATTGAAAATCCTATTCATGATGCTGGCTTATTTACAAGAGCACATAAAAATTCTTGGACTTATTTTAAAAAGAATGAGTTTGATTGGATAAGAGAAAACTATTCCAAAGAAAAGAATATCCAAATCATTGGAGCTCCAAAAAACATTACCCAAATCAAGTATGTTGGTGAGATTTTGGAAAACATCTATGCAGAAAATAATAATCTTCAAGATACTGCAATAGTACTTGGTGATGAGACCTTATTAATCCCCTTACTTAATTCTATTCCCAACTCTATTAAAGCCATTAATATTACTATGGGTTTGCCTTTAAAATCCATACCTCTTGCTTCATTATTTGAGAGTCTTTTTAATGTCAACAAATCACTAAATCAAAACTATTATTATAAAGATATTGTTAGTCTATTATCCAATTCATTTATAAAGCACCTATTTGATTCACAACATCATAATGGTGCAGAATTTCTAATAAATCACATTCAAACCAACAACATTGTTTATTTAAATTGTGAACAAATTAAAAATATTGTAGATAGTAATCATGAACTTTTAGAAATTATATTTGGCAATTGGGAAGATAACCCTAAAAAAGCTTTAAAAAACTGCTCGAAACTAATCTATAGAATTAAGAACAAATTAGAAAAGGACAAAACCACTAACCACCTTTCATTAGAATATCTATTTCGTTTCAATCAAATTTTTAACACCCTAGAAACACTAAATAGTTCATTCTCCCACATCAACTCTATTGCAACACTTTTTAGCCTGTACAGAGAACTAATTAAAAGTGAAACATTAGATTTCAAAGGAGAGCCCTTGAGAGGTTTACAAATCATGGGTATGCTAGAATCCCGTGTTCTGGATTTTGAGACTGTAATTATTACATCTGTAAACGAAGGTATTTTACCAGCAGGTAAAAGTCATAATTCTTTTATTCCGTTTGATGTCAAAGTTGAAAACAACCTACCAACTTATAAAGAGAAAGATGCGGTGTACACCTATCATTTCTACAGATTATTACAACGTGCTAAAAAAGCCTTCATATTATACAATACAGAACCAGATGTGCTAAACGGTGGTGAAAAAAGTAGATTTATTACCCAATTAGAAATCGAGAACATTCATAATATTCAGCATAAAATTGTTTCTGCTCATGTGCCTTCTTATGAGCAGAATTTAAAAGAAATAATAAAGACGCCTAATATTATTGAAACACTAAATGTTTTAGGTCAAAAAGGGTTTTCGCCTTCCGCATTAACCAACTATATGAGAAATCCCATTGATTTTTATTATGAGAAAATTTTGGGCATAAAAAAATTTGAAGATGTAGAAGAAAGCGTAGCCTATAACACACTGGGAACAGTCATTCACAATACATTGGAAGATTTCTACAAACCTTTGGAAAATCAATTCCTAACCGTTGATTCTTTAAAACAGATGATTACCAATGTTGATGATAAAGTGTCCCATCATTTTAATCAAGAATTTAAAGAAGGTGATATCACAAGAGGCAAGAACCTCATCATTTTTGAAATTGCAAAACGATATGTTTCAAATTTTTTAAATCTTGAAATAAAAGATTTAAAACAAGGAAATACCATCAAGATCATTGCTATCGAAACAAAAAACACAGTTCCAATTTACATAGAATCATTATCAAGAACCATTCATTTAACCGGTAAAGTTGATCGTGTAGATAACTATAATGGGACTGTTAGAATTATTGACTACAAAACAGGAAAAGTAGAGTCAAACAAAGTAGAAATCGTAGATTGGGAAGACTTAACTACAGACTATGAGAAGTACAGCAAAAGTTTTCAAATACTTATGTATGCTTACATGATGCAAAAAGAGAACAAAATAAGCTTACCTGTTGAGGCAGGAATTATATCATTTAAAAACTTAAATGCTGGATTGTTAAAATTCGCAACCAAACCTTCTTCAAGAAGTCAATCAAAGGATTTTTTAATTACTTCGGAAACATTAAGCGCATTTGAAATTGAGCTCAAAAAATTAATAACCGAAATCTTTAATAAAGACATCAACTTCAAAGAAAAAGAAATTTAATATGGTTATCAAAAATCAAGTTTTAGACAGAACCCCTAAAAAACCAATAGTTTGGGATGCTTTTTTCAATGAAAACGGAACGCAAAAACCACTAGTTATATTCTGTCATGGCTATAAGGGTTTTAAAGATTGGGGAACTTGGGACCTCGTTGCCAGTTCATTTAGTGAAAATAATCACTTTTTTGTGAAATTCAATTTTTCCCATAATGGTGGCACAGTAGAAAATCCTATTGATTTTCCAGATTTAAATGCCTTTGCAGAAAATAATTACACTAAAGAACTTGATGATTTAGATGAAATGTTAAACCATCTGCTTTCCGAAGAATTTAAACATAAAAATGAAATTGATACCACAAATGTAACCTTAATTGGGCACTCTCGAGGTGGTGGTATCGCTATCATAAAAACAAATGAAGACGAGCGTATCTCAAGATTAATTACTTGGGCCAGTATAAGTGATTTTGGAGAAAGGGCTTCAACAACTGGCGAATTAGAACAATGGCGAAAAGATGGTGTCAAATATGTTTTAAACGGAAGGACAAAACAAAAAATGCCACATAATTTTCAGTTTTATGAAGATTTTAAAGCCAATGAAAAACGGTTGCACATAGAACCTGCAATAAAAAACATTAAGGTCCCTGTGATGATTATTCATGCTTTAGAAGATCCTTCAGTTTCATATTCTGAAGCAGAAGATCTATATTCTTGGAATCATGACAACGTACTCGTTACCATAAATAATTCAGACCACGTATTTGGATCTCGTCACCCATGGGATGACTCTAAATTGCCAAAAGCACTTAACAATGTTGTTGAAAAAAGTATCGGGTTTATAAATAATTAAGCGATTTTAAGGTGTTGTTTGCTTTGACATTCGTCTATCTTTTTGAAGAGTAATTCTTTATTAACCGGTTTGGTCATATAATCGTTCATTCCTAATCCTAAAACTCTTTGCCTTGTTTCCTGCATGGCATCTGCAGTTACAGCGATAATTGGGATACCTCCAATTTCTAAGCCTAATTGACCACTTCTTATAATTTTTGTTGCTTCGTAGCCATCCATAATTGGCATTTGAAGATCCATTAAAATAATGTCATACACATCATTTTTTAAGGCGTCAAGTGCTTCTTGACCATTATCAACAATTGCAAAACTGATATGGGATGAGCTGCTCAACAATTTTCTCATAACCATTTGATTGAGTTTATTATCTTCTACAACTAAAACATGTTGTGGGTTTGATTGCGTTTGAATATCATCATTTGTTGGTGCATCAGCTTTAGGTATATATTCTAATGGCAACTCAATAAATACATCTGTACCTTTTTCCTCTTGACTCTCTAAATTTATGGTCCCTCCAAAAAGCCCGACTAAGTGATTAACAATAGTTAACCCTAAACCAATCCCGCCAAATTTACGTTTATGGTTTAATTTCATTTGGTTAAAACTATCAAACATGCTTCTTCTACGTTCTGTATCTATACCAACGCCAGAATCTGATATTTGTAAAGAAAAACGAGAGATATTATTAGGCTGTGTAAAACATTTCAACTTGAATTTCACATAACCTTCCTCTGTAAATTTAACTGCATTGCCCAACACATTATTAATAATCTGCATAAAACGCTCTGCATCACCAATAACTTTTGTTGGAATTTCATGATCCATTTCAAAACTATATGCCAACCCTTTATTTTCAGCTTCAACCTTCCAGTTATTACTTATCTGACGAATTGCTATAGATGGGTTAAATTCTTCATGTTTCAACTCCAGTTCATTTTTTTGAATATTCTCAAAATCTAAAATATCATTTACGTTACTCAGTAGACTTAACGATGCATTCTTAATGATTTCATATTGTTTTCTTGATTCAACGGTGTTATTTTGATCTTTTATTTCTAACTCAGCAATACCCATTATTGCGTTTATTGGAGTTCGTAGTTCATGACTAATATTGGACATAAAATAGGTTTTAAGCTCACTTATTTCTTCAGATTTGTAAAGTGCCTCATTCTGTGATTTTTCCTTTTCAAGACGTAAGTTTCTAATAAGGTTCGTCATTGAAAGCGATAAAAATATAACCTCAAATCCAGAACCAAATTTAGCGCTGTTTAGCGTATAAAAATTATTTGGAAGTAAGCTTAAATTGTTCATTACAAAACCACAAAGCCCAACAACGAGAAAGAATATTCCGAAGGAAAAATAAGGATCAATTGACATCCTCTTAAACCGCAATGTAAATACTGTAGACAAAATAAGTATTAAGCTCAAAAGACCATTAAGATTACTTATTGGATAAACCAATTCTAGTGTTTTTGGACTTATAAAAATCATCACAAAAAGAACACCAATAACTAAATATATAGCATTGTAAAACTTTTTGAAACTAGCCAGTCTTTCATTAACTTTTAAAAAGTATTCGCAGTATTTAAGCAAAAAGAAATTAGAAAACAAAGCAGCAATTAAAACAGTTCTGCCATTTAAATAACCACCATCTGGCAGTATATATTGATGTATAAATCCATCTAGCGCAGCTTGCATTAAACCAATAGAAAAGACATAGATCCCATAATACAAAAATGTTTTTTCTTTTAGACTTGTGTAGAAAAACAGGTAAATGATAGCAGCTAAAGACAATAGACCATAGAACAAGCCTAAAAACAGTTGTTGCCTATAATTCATCTCCCAAAATGAAGTCTCGCTATAAAGGTTGAGAGGCATATTTATAGTTTCGCCATCACTGTTTAAGTGTAAATAGATTTGATGGGTTGAGTTGGCGGGCAACTCTAATTTAAAAATCGTGGCCCTATGGTTTAATTGACGTTCTTTAAATGGAATTTGATCTCCACTTTTTGCTGTAGTTATCCCTTCTTCGGAAATTTGATACATCAAAGCAATATCTGTAATAGGTCTAGCGGTCTCTAGATAATACGTTTTTTGAATATCATCTGAATTTTCCAACTTAAAACGTACCCAAAAGTTATCTGTTGTAAAACCAACACTATGGTTTTCAGACTCTAGGTTTTCATACTCGATGTCAGGGTTTGTTAAGATGGATTCCAGACCAAATGTTTCTTTGCCAACATTAGCAAATTCAGCATACTCAAAGAGCTTGCCTTTACTAGTTTCTGGATTATAAGTTACGTCTTGAGCATATAAACTCAAGCCTAAAAAAAGGGTAAATAGTAGTGTTAGTTTCACGTTTGGGGCATTTAACTCAATGAAACTTACGAAATTCTAACGTTTGTGGATTTTAATTTTCAAAATATTCGACGAAATGCATCTTTCATAAAAATTGAAAAACAATCTAGAAGTCTATGACTTTAAATAATTTAAAAATTTTAAACGCATGTTTTACTTCAATCCGCTTAGAACTAAAACAGGTAAACTAGAACTGTGAAAATCCTTTTTTAGTATGGTGTTACTTTCCCAAAGTTTAGTAAAAAAACCTCTTTTACGTCTTACTACACACAACAAATCGGGCTTGTTCTCTTTGTGGTGTTCAAGAACTCCTTGAAACGTTGTTGGGTTTTCAGAATAAGTTGTATTTGTAATTAATGAAGCCAGATCCTCACCAACGTTAAAATCGTTTTCGTTGTGAAATGGTGTCTTTACCAATAATAAATTTACAATAGATTTAAATTGATCCTTAATAGATTTTAAAGGATCAAGTGCATCTTCATTTTTAATAATTGCAGATTTTAAAGCAATCAAAATGTAAATAATTGGCCTGTAAGCATAACCTTCTGGCACTATTAAAGAGGGGATGTTGGTTTGCTTAATAATTTTACCAGAAGTTTTACCTAAATAAACCTCATCTTTTATAGAATTTGTTCTTGGCTCAAGCAAAATTAAATCGACATCCAACGCCTTGCAAGCCAACTCTAAAGTATCTACTAATTTCCCTTTAAAGGTTTTAACTACAACCTCAACACCTTTGGTATCAATTTTAGCAACATGGTTCTTTAAAAAGGTTAAGCTTTCACGTTCTAAAATATGGTCCACTTTTATCATAGTGCCAGCTTTTGTATAGACATTATAAATTTGAACCACATAAAGTTTTGCGCCAAAAGCTCTTGCAAAATCAACAGCATATTGTAAATGGCTCTCTGCGTTTTTAGATGATCCAACTGGGACGAGAATAGACTTCATAATCAAATATTTAAAAGTAACTTTGTGTAAATATTTCGCAAAGGTAACTATTATAATGATATGTAAAGCAACATCCAAAGATCTTGAAGCAATTTTAAAAATCACAAGAGCATGTGCAAAACATATGGTTTCTAAAGGTATTTTTCAGTGGAACGAACATTATCCCAGCAAAGAAGCTTTCGAAAATGATTTGGAAAGAGACGAACTCTACGTGCTCCAAAATAACGATACCGTAATTGGCTGCATTGTTATTTCCACTCACATGGACGATGAGTATATACCAATACAATGGCTCACACCAAATGAACATAATATGTATATCCATAGATTGGCAGTCCATCCACAATATCAGGGCAAAGGATATGCCCAGGATTTAATGGCTTATGCGGAAATTCACGCTCGTAAAAACCATAAAAATTCCATAAGATTAGACACGTTTTCCCAAAACCAAAGAAAC
It contains:
- a CDS encoding GNAT family N-acetyltransferase, which gives rise to MICKATSKDLEAILKITRACAKHMVSKGIFQWNEHYPSKEAFENDLERDELYVLQNNDTVIGCIVISTHMDDEYIPIQWLTPNEHNMYIHRLAVHPQYQGKGYAQDLMAYAEIHARKNHKNSIRLDTFSQNQRNQKFYEQRGYKKLGDIFFPKQSKYPFHCYELVL
- a CDS encoding PD-(D/E)XK nuclease family protein, whose amino-acid sequence is MRTFIDEVILDLLEKEIDISKLTFVLPSRRAGTFLKKSISKHVNKTLFAPTIVSIEEFVETLSDFQYATNAELLFEFYDVYLKITPKSNIEPFDKFSKWAQILLQDFNELDRYLIESNKVFDYLTAIKKIENQHWSLDEEPTQYIKNYLEFWNRLKTYYSNFKEQLVIKKKAYQGFIYKEAVNNIEQYIALNTHNKYVFVGFNALNKAEEIIIQELLQQDLAMIYWDIDKVFIENPIHDAGLFTRAHKNSWTYFKKNEFDWIRENYSKEKNIQIIGAPKNITQIKYVGEILENIYAENNNLQDTAIVLGDETLLIPLLNSIPNSIKAINITMGLPLKSIPLASLFESLFNVNKSLNQNYYYKDIVSLLSNSFIKHLFDSQHHNGAEFLINHIQTNNIVYLNCEQIKNIVDSNHELLEIIFGNWEDNPKKALKNCSKLIYRIKNKLEKDKTTNHLSLEYLFRFNQIFNTLETLNSSFSHINSIATLFSLYRELIKSETLDFKGEPLRGLQIMGMLESRVLDFETVIITSVNEGILPAGKSHNSFIPFDVKVENNLPTYKEKDAVYTYHFYRLLQRAKKAFILYNTEPDVLNGGEKSRFITQLEIENIHNIQHKIVSAHVPSYEQNLKEIIKTPNIIETLNVLGQKGFSPSALTNYMRNPIDFYYEKILGIKKFEDVEESVAYNTLGTVIHNTLEDFYKPLENQFLTVDSLKQMITNVDDKVSHHFNQEFKEGDITRGKNLIIFEIAKRYVSNFLNLEIKDLKQGNTIKIIAIETKNTVPIYIESLSRTIHLTGKVDRVDNYNGTVRIIDYKTGKVESNKVEIVDWEDLTTDYEKYSKSFQILMYAYMMQKENKISLPVEAGIISFKNLNAGLLKFATKPSSRSQSKDFLITSETLSAFEIELKKLITEIFNKDINFKEKEI
- a CDS encoding universal stress protein, coding for MKSILVPVGSSKNAESHLQYAVDFARAFGAKLYVVQIYNVYTKAGTMIKVDHILERESLTFLKNHVAKIDTKGVEVVVKTFKGKLVDTLELACKALDVDLILLEPRTNSIKDEVYLGKTSGKIIKQTNIPSLIVPEGYAYRPIIYILIALKSAIIKNEDALDPLKSIKDQFKSIVNLLLVKTPFHNENDFNVGEDLASLITNTTYSENPTTFQGVLEHHKENKPDLLCVVRRKRGFFTKLWESNTILKKDFHSSSLPVLVLSGLK
- a CDS encoding hybrid sensor histidine kinase/response regulator encodes the protein MKLTLLFTLFLGLSLYAQDVTYNPETSKGKLFEYAEFANVGKETFGLESILTNPDIEYENLESENHSVGFTTDNFWVRFKLENSDDIQKTYYLETARPITDIALMYQISEEGITTAKSGDQIPFKERQLNHRATIFKLELPANSTHQIYLHLNSDGETINMPLNLYSETSFWEMNYRQQLFLGLFYGLLSLAAIIYLFFYTSLKEKTFLYYGIYVFSIGLMQAALDGFIHQYILPDGGYLNGRTVLIAALFSNFFLLKYCEYFLKVNERLASFKKFYNAIYLVIGVLFVMIFISPKTLELVYPISNLNGLLSLILILSTVFTLRFKRMSIDPYFSFGIFFLVVGLCGFVMNNLSLLPNNFYTLNSAKFGSGFEVIFLSLSMTNLIRNLRLEKEKSQNEALYKSEEISELKTYFMSNISHELRTPINAIMGIAELEIKDQNNTVESRKQYEIIKNASLSLLSNVNDILDFENIQKNELELKHEEFNPSIAIRQISNNWKVEAENKGLAYSFEMDHEIPTKVIGDAERFMQIINNVLGNAVKFTEEGYVKFKLKCFTQPNNISRFSLQISDSGVGIDTERRRSMFDSFNQMKLNHKRKFGGIGLGLTIVNHLVGLFGGTINLESQEEKGTDVFIELPLEYIPKADAPTNDDIQTQSNPQHVLVVEDNKLNQMVMRKLLSSSSHISFAIVDNGQEALDALKNDVYDIILMDLQMPIMDGYEATKIIRSGQLGLEIGGIPIIAVTADAMQETRQRVLGLGMNDYMTKPVNKELLFKKIDECQSKQHLKIA
- a CDS encoding alpha/beta hydrolase family protein, with amino-acid sequence MVIKNQVLDRTPKKPIVWDAFFNENGTQKPLVIFCHGYKGFKDWGTWDLVASSFSENNHFFVKFNFSHNGGTVENPIDFPDLNAFAENNYTKELDDLDEMLNHLLSEEFKHKNEIDTTNVTLIGHSRGGGIAIIKTNEDERISRLITWASISDFGERASTTGELEQWRKDGVKYVLNGRTKQKMPHNFQFYEDFKANEKRLHIEPAIKNIKVPVMIIHALEDPSVSYSEAEDLYSWNHDNVLVTINNSDHVFGSRHPWDDSKLPKALNNVVEKSIGFINN